The Parafrankia discariae sequence GTTCCAGCCCCGTCCGGCGGGTGGCGCTCCCGGTCGTCCCGGTGGCGGCGGTGGCGGCCCCGGTCGTCCCGGTGGTGGCGGCGGCGGTGGCGCGCGTCCCGGTGGCGGTGGGTTCGCTCCCCGTGGGGGAGCCCCCGGCCGTCCCGGTGGTGGCGGTGGCGCTCCGGGTCGTCCCGGTGGCGGCGGTCCCGGTGGTGGCGGTCGTCCGGCTGCCGGTGGCCGTGGTCGTGGTGGGACGACGGCGGGTGCCTTCGGTCCCGGTGGCCGTGGGCGTCCCGGCCGGCAGCGCAAGTCCAAGCGCGCGAAGCGGCAGGAATGGGAGAGCGGGCTCGAGGCGCCGCGCATGGGGGCGATGGTCCCGCGCGGTAACGGGCAGGCGATCCGGCTGCCGCGTGGCGCGTCGCTCGCCGACTTCGCGGACAAGATCGACGCGAACCCCGGCGCCCTCGTCCAGGTGGTCTTCACCCAGCTCGGCGAGATGGTCACGGCGACGCAGTCCTGCACGGACGAGACCCTGCAGCTGCTCGGTGTGACCCTGGGCTACGAGGTCCAGATCGTCAGCCCCGAGGACGAGGACAAGGAGCTGCTGGAGAGCTTCGACCTGTCCTTCGGCGGCGACTACGCCGACGACGTCGAGCTTTCGGCCCGTCCGCCGGTGGTGACCGTCATGGGTCACGTCGACCACGGCAAGACGAAGCTGCTCGACGCGATCCGCTCCACGGACGTCGTCGGCGGCGAGGCCGGTGGCATCACCCAGCACATCGGCGCCTACCAGGTGCGTGCGGTCGTGGACGGGACCGAGCGCCCGATCACCTTCATCGACACCCCGGGCCACGAGACCTTCACCGCGATGCGTGCCCGTGGTGCGCAGGTGACGGACATCGTGGTCCTGGTGGTGGCCGCCGACGACGGTGTGAAGCCGCAGACGATCGAGGCGCTGAACCACGCGCAGGCGGCCAACGTGCCGATCGTGGTGGCGGTGAACAAGGTCGACAAGGAGGGCGCGGACCCGGCGAAGGTCCGTGGCCAGCTCACCGAGTACGGCCTGGTGGCGGAGGAGTACGGCGGCGACACGATGTTCGTCGACGTCTCGGCCCGCAACCGGACGGGCATCGACGAGCTGACGGAGGCGGTCATCCTGACCGCCGACGCCTCGCTCGACCTGCGCGCCCCGACCGGCACCGAGGCTCAGGGCGTCGCGATCGAAGGTCGTCTCGACCGCGGTCGTGGCCCGGTGGCCACGGTGCTCGTCCAGCGCGGCACGCTGCGCATCGGTGACTCGGTCGTCGCCGGCGAGGCCTTCGGCCGCGTCCGGGCGATGCTCGACGAGAACGGCGCCCAGGTGTCCGAGGCGGGTCCGGCGCGGCCGGTGCAGGTCCTCGGTTTCACCAGCGTCCCCGACGCCGGCGACAACTTCCTGGTCGTTCCGGAGGACCGGGTCGCCCGCCAGATCGCCGAGCGCCGGCAGGCTCGCGAGCGCAACGCCGAACTGGCGCTGAGCCGTGGCCGCCCGACGCTCGAAACGATCCTCGAGCGGATGAAGGAGGGTGAGAAGACCCAGCTCAACCTCATCCTCAAGGGCGACGTCTCCGGTTCGGTGGAGGCCCTCGAGGACGCCCTGCTCAAGATCGACGTGGGCGACGAGGTGGGTCTTCGGATCATCGACCGCGGTGTCGGCGCGATCACCGAGACCAACGTCATGCTGGCGTCGGCCTCCGACGCGGTCATCATCGGCTTCAACGTCCGGCCGCAGGGCAAGGCGACGGAGCTGGCTGACCGCGAGGGCGTCGAGGTCCGCTACTACTCGGTGATCTACCAGGCCATCGAGGACATCGAGAACGCCCTCAAGGGCATGCTCAAGCCGGTGTACGAGGAGGCGCAGCTCGGCACCGCCGAGGTGCGCGAGGTCTTCCGCGTACCGCGGGTGGGCAACGTCGCCGGTTCGCTGGTCCGGTCCGGCATCATCCGCCGCAACACCAAGGCCCGCCTCATCCGGGACGGCGTCGTGGTCGCGGACAACCTCACCGTCGAGTCGCTCAAGCGGTTCAAGGACGACGCGACCGAGGTCCGCGAGGGCTACGAGTGCGGTATCGGGCTCGGCTCGTTCAACGACATCAAGGTCGATGACGTGATCGAGACCTTCGAGCAGCGGGAGGTTCCCCGCACCTGACCCCGAAACGCCTGGGGCCGGCCGGATGACCATTCCGGCCGGCCTCGGCGCGCCGGGTGTCCTGGCGGGAGACGATCATGTGGATCGGAAGCCTGACGCTGGACATCCTCCTCGGGGACATCCACTCCCTGAAGGAGAAACGGTCGGTCGTCCGACCGGTGGTCGCCGAGCTGCGCCGGCGGTTCGCGGTCAGCGCCGCGGAGACCGGTGGCCTGGACCTGCACCGCCGGGTGGAGATCGGGGTAGCGGTCGTCGCCGCGGATCGCGCGCACTGCGTGGAGGTTCTCGGCGCGTGCGAGGAACTCGTCGCGCGGCGGCCGGAGTTGGAGATCCTTTCGGCGCGAGTACGGTACCTCTCCGAGGACGATGCCGACGACATGACCCGTTCTGAGGCGATTTCGCCGTAGTCGGCGGATCCGTGTCCGGTGCACGTGACCCGGCGCCGCCCGAGCTGCCCGGCCCCGAGCCGTCCAGTCCGGCCGGCTCGCGTCGCGGGCACATCCCCGCTCCCGGCGGGGTACACGGAACAGCGGGTACACGGAACGAGGGCGCCCGGAGCCGGGTGTCCGTGGGGCGGGGCATGGCACAGGGGACAGCAGGGGCAGAAACAGTGAGGTGTCGACCGGTTCGGCCGGGCACCGCGGTGTCCGCCACCCGGGTCGACCGGGCGACGAGGGAGGTGGACGGTGGCTGATCCGGCTCGTGCGCGCCGGTTGGCGGTACGCATCCGTGAAATCGTCGCGTCCACGCTGGAACGCGGTGTGAAGGATCCCCGGCTGGGGATGGTGACGATCACCGACGCGCGGGTCACTCCGGACCTGATGGACGCGACCGTCTTCTACACGGTCTACGGCGACGACGTGGCCCGGCAGGCGTCCGCCGCCGCGCTGGAGTCCGCCAAGGGCATGTTGCGCAGTCAGGTGGGCCGGGCGACCGGGATCAAGGTCACCCCGACACTGGCGTTCGTGCACGACCGGCTGCCGGACGACGCCCGGCACCTGGAGGATCTGCTCGACGTCGCCCGTCGGCGCGACGAGGAGCTCGCCCGGGTGCGCCAGGACGCGACGCCCGCCGGCGAGCCCGACCCCTACCGGCGCCCCCGGGACGTCGACGCGCTCGACGGCGATGCGCTTGACGGCGATGCGCTCGACGTTGGCGGGCTCGACGTCGACGCGCTCGACGGGGGCCCGCTGGACGACGGCCCGCGGGCCGGTGAGGACAGCACAGCCGCCCGGCAGGAGTCGGCGTCATGACGGTCGTGTCCACGGATACCGAGTCCGCCGGTCGGCCGGCCTCGGCCGGGGTGTCGGGTGGGGCCCCAACGCCCACGGCGGTCCAGCTCGCGTCGCGGCACGCCGCCGAGAGCCTGGCCGAGGCGGTGGCGGCGCTGCGCGGCGCGCTCGACGCGGGCGAGGGAATCCTCCTGCTCGCGCACGTCAACCCGGACGGCGACAGCCTCGGGTCGGCGATCGCGCTCGGGCTGGCGCTGCGCCGTCTCGGGGCCTCCCCACAGGTCTCGTTCGACGCCGATCCGTTCGTGGTGCCCCGCACACTGCGCTTCCTGCCGGGCCAGGACCTGCTCGTGGCGCCCGGTGAGCTCGGCGACAGCCCGCGGCTGGTGGTGACCCTGGACGCGGGCAGTGAGGAGCGCCTGGGCTGCCTGGCCCGCCGGCTCGCCGTGCCGCGCCGCGTCGT is a genomic window containing:
- the infB gene encoding translation initiation factor IF-2: MPPPRPGPAVGRPGPGGTGPRPGPGGRPVPGRPGPAPVPGVSRPSTPTAAPQSQPAQPQPLQSQPVTPQPAQAPRPAAAAASAAPPVAPAPTPTSPAPAPVASAPTAAAPPAAPQRPASGGPRPGPAAPNRPRTGGPGAPGGPGGGPRPGPRPGPRPAAPGNNPYTSPAAGPRAASGQGGSPSAPPRPGAPRPGAPRPGGPRPGGPGGPRPSPGQMPPRPGGSGGPRPSPGSMPPRPGGSGGPRPNSNMFQPRPAGGAPGRPGGGGGGPGRPGGGGGGGARPGGGGFAPRGGAPGRPGGGGGAPGRPGGGGPGGGGRPAAGGRGRGGTTAGAFGPGGRGRPGRQRKSKRAKRQEWESGLEAPRMGAMVPRGNGQAIRLPRGASLADFADKIDANPGALVQVVFTQLGEMVTATQSCTDETLQLLGVTLGYEVQIVSPEDEDKELLESFDLSFGGDYADDVELSARPPVVTVMGHVDHGKTKLLDAIRSTDVVGGEAGGITQHIGAYQVRAVVDGTERPITFIDTPGHETFTAMRARGAQVTDIVVLVVAADDGVKPQTIEALNHAQAANVPIVVAVNKVDKEGADPAKVRGQLTEYGLVAEEYGGDTMFVDVSARNRTGIDELTEAVILTADASLDLRAPTGTEAQGVAIEGRLDRGRGPVATVLVQRGTLRIGDSVVAGEAFGRVRAMLDENGAQVSEAGPARPVQVLGFTSVPDAGDNFLVVPEDRVARQIAERRQARERNAELALSRGRPTLETILERMKEGEKTQLNLILKGDVSGSVEALEDALLKIDVGDEVGLRIIDRGVGAITETNVMLASASDAVIIGFNVRPQGKATELADREGVEVRYYSVIYQAIEDIENALKGMLKPVYEEAQLGTAEVREVFRVPRVGNVAGSLVRSGIIRRNTKARLIRDGVVVADNLTVESLKRFKDDATEVREGYECGIGLGSFNDIKVDDVIETFEQREVPRT
- a CDS encoding DUF503 domain-containing protein gives rise to the protein MWIGSLTLDILLGDIHSLKEKRSVVRPVVAELRRRFAVSAAETGGLDLHRRVEIGVAVVAADRAHCVEVLGACEELVARRPELEILSARVRYLSEDDADDMTRSEAISP
- the rbfA gene encoding 30S ribosome-binding factor RbfA; protein product: MADPARARRLAVRIREIVASTLERGVKDPRLGMVTITDARVTPDLMDATVFYTVYGDDVARQASAAALESAKGMLRSQVGRATGIKVTPTLAFVHDRLPDDARHLEDLLDVARRRDEELARVRQDATPAGEPDPYRRPRDVDALDGDALDGDALDVGGLDVDALDGGPLDDGPRAGEDSTAARQESAS